Proteins encoded by one window of Alkalinema sp. FACHB-956:
- a CDS encoding Uma2 family endonuclease, with amino-acid sequence MVLATDKTAINNESYTAEQYLELEVSAETRSEYWNGEIVPMSGGTPTHNKISSNMNGLLWLGLKGKPYDLFIADQRLAIPDRNIYAYPDIMILPRPIELQAGRKDTVINPILIAEVLSDSTEAYDRNKKFSAYRTISTFQEYVLIDQYQPHVEHYVKQGSHQWLFTEYDGLDQQIMLTSISVEISLVDLYENVVFE; translated from the coding sequence ATGGTTCTTGCGACAGACAAAACTGCCATCAACAACGAATCCTATACGGCTGAACAATACCTTGAGTTGGAGGTTTCAGCCGAAACTCGTAGCGAATATTGGAATGGAGAAATTGTGCCCATGTCTGGTGGAACCCCGACACACAATAAAATCAGCAGTAACATGAATGGACTCCTGTGGTTAGGGTTGAAGGGGAAGCCTTACGATCTTTTTATTGCGGATCAACGTCTTGCGATTCCCGATCGCAACATTTATGCCTATCCCGACATCATGATCTTACCGCGTCCGATCGAGCTTCAAGCCGGACGAAAAGATACGGTAATAAATCCAATTTTGATTGCTGAAGTATTGTCTGATTCGACTGAGGCGTACGATCGAAATAAAAAGTTTTCTGCGTATCGGACGATTTCTACATTTCAAGAGTATGTATTAATTGACCAATATCAGCCCCATGTTGAACATTACGTTAAACAGGGTTCCCATCAGTGGCTTTTCACAGAATACGATGGTTTGGATCAGCAAATTATGCTGACTTCGATCTCGGTTGAAATTAGTTTGGTAGATTTATATGAGAATGTTGTCTTTGAATGA
- a CDS encoding PfkB family carbohydrate kinase, which produces MARGLFIGLTTVDFIYLAEAPPQANQKVVAIESLISAGGPATNAAVAFAALGGAATLLSSVGQHPITSLIHADLESCGVRLMDLTPEQTASPPVSSIVITQATGDRSVISLNAQRTQVPADSLPQEPLQALLADTDVVLIDGHQMALSAAIAQEAKRLGIPVVIDGGSWKPGFDTVLPFVEYAICSANFQPPGCATQADVFAYLRQFGIQTIAITQGAGPIVWCDLAHPTLQARQPPSIVPVDTLGAGDIFHGAFCHAILQQNLINSLDFAGKTAAFACRFLGTRSWSLELP; this is translated from the coding sequence ATGGCACGGGGATTATTTATCGGATTAACCACCGTGGATTTTATCTACCTGGCAGAGGCACCGCCCCAGGCCAATCAGAAAGTAGTGGCGATCGAATCACTCATTTCCGCTGGGGGGCCTGCGACCAATGCGGCGGTGGCCTTTGCAGCCCTGGGAGGCGCGGCGACGTTGCTGAGTTCGGTGGGCCAGCACCCGATTACGTCGCTGATTCACGCTGATTTGGAAAGCTGTGGGGTGCGCTTGATGGATTTAACTCCGGAGCAGACGGCGTCGCCCCCGGTGTCGTCGATTGTGATCACCCAGGCCACGGGCGATCGATCGGTCATTTCCCTGAATGCCCAAAGAACTCAGGTTCCTGCCGATAGTCTTCCCCAGGAACCCTTACAAGCGCTGTTAGCTGATACCGATGTTGTTTTGATCGATGGGCATCAGATGGCCTTGAGTGCTGCGATCGCCCAGGAAGCGAAACGCTTAGGGATTCCTGTGGTCATCGACGGCGGTAGTTGGAAACCTGGATTTGACACCGTGTTGCCTTTTGTAGAGTATGCCATTTGTTCCGCCAATTTCCAGCCTCCCGGTTGCGCGACCCAGGCGGACGTGTTCGCCTACCTGCGACAGTTTGGCATTCAGACCATTGCCATAACCCAAGGGGCAGGGCCGATCGTGTGGTGTGATTTGGCACATCCAACGCTGCAAGCTCGACAACCGCCGTCGATCGTGCCTGTAGACACCCTGGGGGCTGGTGACATTTTCCATGGAGCCTTTTGTCACGCCATTTTACAGCAAAATCTTATAAATTCCTTAGATTTCGCAGGAAAAACGGCAGCTTTCGCCTGTAGGTTCTTAGGGACTCGGTCTTGGAGCTTAGAACTTCCTTAG
- a CDS encoding XisH family protein gives MPRKDLFHDLVKQALSQSGWVITDDPLYLSIGDVNIQIDLAAEPLIAAEKEGQKIAIEVKSFVNTSKITAFYAALGQYLTYKVALKLEEPDRSLYLAIPIATYESLFQEVLIQATLRDYPIKLIVYDKLTQEIELWRD, from the coding sequence ATGCCCCGTAAGGACTTGTTCCATGACTTAGTTAAACAGGCTTTAAGCCAATCGGGTTGGGTGATTACAGATGATCCGCTTTATCTAAGCATCGGTGATGTGAACATCCAGATTGATTTGGCAGCAGAGCCGTTAATTGCCGCAGAAAAGGAAGGACAAAAAATCGCAATCGAAGTGAAGAGCTTTGTGAATACTTCCAAAATCACGGCATTCTATGCTGCACTAGGTCAGTACTTGACTTACAAAGTTGCTTTGAAGTTGGAGGAACCCGATCGTTCGCTTTACTTAGCAATTCCCATAGCAACCTACGAATCATTATTTCAAGAGGTTCTAATTCAAGCAACGCTGCGTGACTATCCAATCAAGCTGATTGTGTATGATAAGTTAACCCAGGAGATTGAGCTATGGAGAGACTAG
- the rsmI gene encoding 16S rRNA (cytidine(1402)-2'-O)-methyltransferase — MEICAGTLYLVGTPIGNLEDMTFRAIQVLQQVDWIAAEDTRHTGKLLQHFQIKTPQLSYHEHNRTARIPELLDRLQQGKSIALVTDAGMPCVSDPGYELVKACAEAGFPVVPIPGVTAAITALAASGLPSDRFAFEGFLPAKTKERDRALEALQTETRTLIFYEAPHRLRDTLASFQLAFGDDRAMTIARELTKLHEEFWRGTIAAAIEHYKTREPQGEYTLIVAGTVPKTVELTEAVLKAELLALLRQGISRSQASRQLAQQTGMARRPLYQLALELPDEDEVD, encoded by the coding sequence ATGGAAATTTGTGCAGGCACGTTATATCTCGTCGGAACGCCGATCGGCAACCTGGAGGACATGACCTTTCGGGCCATTCAGGTATTGCAACAGGTGGATTGGATTGCAGCGGAGGACACCCGCCACACGGGTAAGCTGCTCCAGCACTTCCAAATCAAAACCCCACAACTGAGCTACCACGAACACAATCGCACAGCGCGGATCCCGGAGTTGCTCGATCGCTTGCAGCAGGGGAAATCGATCGCCCTCGTCACCGATGCAGGAATGCCCTGTGTCTCGGATCCGGGCTATGAATTGGTGAAAGCCTGTGCCGAGGCGGGATTTCCTGTCGTCCCAATTCCGGGCGTGACGGCAGCGATTACGGCCTTGGCAGCTTCGGGGTTACCTTCCGATCGCTTCGCCTTTGAGGGATTTCTGCCTGCAAAAACGAAGGAGCGCGATCGGGCCTTGGAAGCCTTGCAAACGGAAACCCGCACCTTAATTTTCTACGAAGCGCCCCACCGTTTACGCGATACCCTAGCATCGTTTCAGTTGGCCTTTGGGGACGATCGGGCCATGACGATCGCGCGGGAACTGACGAAGCTCCATGAGGAATTTTGGCGCGGGACGATTGCTGCCGCGATTGAACATTACAAAACCCGCGAACCCCAAGGCGAATATACCTTGATCGTCGCGGGTACTGTTCCGAAAACCGTGGAGCTAACGGAGGCTGTATTGAAAGCAGAGTTGCTGGCGTTATTGCGTCAGGGGATATCCCGATCTCAGGCCAGTCGTCAGTTAGCCCAACAGACTGGAATGGCTCGCCGTCCGTTGTACCAACTAGCGTTGGAATTGCCGGATGAGGACGAGGTAGACTGA
- the aqpZ gene encoding aquaporin Z gives MSLMKRCAAEFFGTFWLVLGGCGSAVLAASFTSSTLADNAGKVIGTLPTGIGALGVAIAFGLSVLTMAYAIGHISGCHLNPAVSFGLWAGKRFPASDLLPYIVAQVLGATASAGVIFLIASGRPDFALTGSNPLATNGFGVHSPAGYSLAACLITEIVMTFFFLMIILGSTDRRAPQGLAPVAIGLGLTLIHLISIPVTNTSVNPARSTGPAIFAGAELFSQVWLFWVAPIVGALLAGWVYNALFSDASESRLADREQAPLA, from the coding sequence ATGTCATTAATGAAACGCTGTGCCGCAGAATTTTTTGGGACGTTTTGGCTCGTTCTTGGCGGGTGCGGCAGTGCCGTACTGGCTGCGAGTTTTACTTCGTCTACGCTGGCGGATAATGCGGGCAAAGTGATTGGCACCCTACCCACGGGAATTGGTGCGTTGGGGGTCGCGATCGCCTTTGGTTTATCTGTGCTCACCATGGCCTACGCGATCGGTCACATTTCCGGCTGCCATCTCAATCCGGCAGTTTCCTTTGGACTGTGGGCGGGCAAACGCTTTCCGGCCTCTGACCTGTTACCCTACATCGTGGCTCAGGTGCTCGGTGCAACGGCGTCCGCTGGCGTTATCTTTTTGATCGCCAGTGGCCGACCTGATTTTGCCTTGACTGGCAGCAATCCCCTGGCAACGAACGGGTTTGGCGTCCATTCCCCAGCGGGCTACTCCCTCGCTGCTTGCCTGATCACCGAGATTGTGATGACGTTCTTCTTCTTGATGATTATTTTGGGTTCCACCGATCGGCGTGCCCCCCAAGGACTGGCTCCTGTGGCGATCGGGTTGGGCTTAACCCTGATTCACTTAATTAGCATTCCGGTGACGAATACGTCTGTGAATCCGGCTCGCAGTACTGGCCCCGCGATTTTTGCGGGTGCAGAGTTGTTTAGCCAAGTTTGGTTGTTTTGGGTTGCACCCATTGTGGGGGCTTTGCTAGCAGGTTGGGTGTATAACGCCCTCTTTAGCGATGCTAGCGAATCTCGCCTTGCCGATCGAGAGCAAGCCCCCCTCGCTTAG
- the metH gene encoding methionine synthase gives MNSRFLERLHSPERPVLVFDGAMGTNIQSQNLTAEDFGGAEYEGCNEYLVVTKPEAIAKVHRDFLAAGADVIETDSFGSSPLVLAEYDLADRAYELSKKSAELARRCADEFSTPEKPRFVAGSIGPGTKLPTLGHITYDELKASFTTQAEGLYDGGVDLFIVETCQDVLQIKAALNAIESVFAKKGSRLPLMVSVTMEVQGTMLVGTDISGVLAILEPYPIDVLGLNCATGPDRMAEHIKYLTENAPFVVSCIPNAGLPENIGGHAHYKLTPLEMRMALHKFIEDWGVQVIGGCCGTRPSHIQALAELAAEMTPKPRSVRISENPTTREPLQYTPSAASIYSAQPYEQDNSFLIVGERLNASGSKKVRELLNEDDWDGLLAIAKSQVKEGAHVLDVNVDYVGRNGERDMKELVSRLVTNTTLPLMLDSTEWTKMEAGLKVAGGKCILNSTNYEDGDERFFKVLELAKEYGAGVVIGCIDEEGMARTAEKKFQIAQRAYRDAVEFGIPPHEIFYDTLALPISTGIEEDRENAKATIESIRMIRENLPGVHFMLGVSNVSFGLSPAARITLNSMFLHEAMQVGMDGAIVSAAKILPLSKISEEHQKVCRDLIYDNRAFDGNICTYDPLTKLTEVFAGVSTKDARASSSLADLPIDQRLKQHIIDGERIGLDDALKIALEEGHKALDIINTFLLDGMKVVGELFGSGQMQLPFVLQSAETMKSAVAFLEPFMEKVEGETDDRGKGKFLIATVKGDVHDIGKNLVDIILTNNGYKVVNLGIKQTVDAIVDAYEQHKPDCIAMSGLLVKSTAFMKENLEVFNEKGITVPVILGGAALTPKFVYGDCQDAYNGQVIYGKDAFADLTFMDRLMPAKQQKAWSDTEGFTGEFAQFNQKGKKAIEQAERELNGDVAPKSDEPEVIDTVRSEAVDIEIPRPTPPFWGTKILTAAELNLEELFWHMDLQALIAGQWQFRKPKEQSREEYDAFLAEKVYPVLEEWKARLRNEQWLEPTLVYGYFPCAAEGNSVHVYDPLVIEQGLTPQTATPFVTWQFPRQKSLRRLCIADFLRPIEQNTFDVLPMQAVTMGEIATEKAQELYKGNSYTDYLYFHGMAVQLAEALAEWSHARIRRELGYGELEPDNIRDMLAQRYQGSRYSFGYPACPNVMDQVPQLQLLACDRIGMHIDESEQLYPEQSTTAFVVYHPVAKYFSA, from the coding sequence ATGAACAGCCGATTTCTTGAGCGTCTTCACAGCCCTGAGCGTCCCGTCCTTGTCTTTGATGGCGCAATGGGCACCAATATCCAATCCCAAAATCTCACCGCAGAGGATTTTGGGGGCGCGGAGTATGAAGGCTGCAATGAATATTTGGTCGTGACGAAACCGGAGGCGATCGCCAAGGTTCACCGGGATTTCCTTGCGGCGGGCGCAGATGTGATCGAAACCGATAGCTTTGGGTCCAGTCCGCTGGTGCTGGCGGAGTATGATCTGGCTGATCGGGCCTACGAGTTGAGCAAAAAATCCGCTGAATTGGCCCGCCGTTGTGCTGATGAGTTTTCCACACCAGAGAAGCCTCGCTTTGTCGCGGGTTCGATCGGCCCTGGCACCAAACTCCCTACCCTCGGTCACATCACCTACGACGAACTCAAGGCAAGCTTCACCACCCAGGCCGAGGGCTTATACGACGGGGGTGTGGATCTATTCATCGTCGAAACCTGTCAGGACGTGTTGCAGATCAAGGCCGCGTTGAACGCGATCGAATCCGTCTTTGCCAAAAAAGGATCGCGGTTGCCCTTGATGGTGTCCGTGACGATGGAAGTTCAAGGCACGATGTTGGTGGGCACGGATATTTCGGGTGTGCTGGCGATTTTGGAACCCTACCCGATTGATGTCTTGGGGCTGAACTGTGCTACTGGCCCCGATCGCATGGCGGAACATATTAAGTATCTAACGGAAAATGCCCCGTTTGTCGTCTCCTGCATTCCCAACGCGGGGTTGCCGGAAAATATCGGTGGCCATGCCCACTACAAACTGACGCCGCTAGAAATGCGCATGGCGTTGCATAAATTTATCGAAGACTGGGGCGTGCAGGTCATCGGGGGCTGCTGTGGAACCCGACCCAGCCACATCCAAGCCTTGGCCGAGTTGGCCGCTGAAATGACGCCCAAGCCGCGATCGGTGCGCATTTCAGAAAATCCCACCACGCGGGAGCCGTTGCAATATACCCCCTCAGCAGCTTCCATCTATTCCGCCCAACCCTACGAGCAGGACAATTCGTTCCTGATTGTGGGCGAACGCTTGAACGCCAGCGGTTCCAAGAAAGTGCGGGAATTGCTCAACGAAGATGATTGGGATGGCTTGCTCGCGATCGCGAAATCGCAGGTCAAAGAAGGCGCACACGTTTTGGATGTCAACGTAGACTACGTGGGGCGCAACGGTGAGCGAGACATGAAGGAATTGGTTTCGCGATTGGTGACGAATACAACGTTGCCCTTGATGCTCGACTCCACGGAATGGACGAAGATGGAAGCGGGCCTCAAGGTAGCGGGCGGCAAGTGCATTCTGAACTCGACCAACTACGAAGATGGCGACGAGCGCTTCTTCAAGGTGTTGGAACTGGCCAAGGAATACGGGGCCGGGGTCGTCATCGGTTGCATTGACGAAGAGGGCATGGCGCGCACGGCGGAGAAAAAATTCCAAATCGCCCAGCGGGCCTACCGGGATGCGGTGGAGTTTGGCATTCCGCCCCATGAAATTTTCTACGATACCTTAGCCTTACCCATTTCCACCGGGATTGAGGAAGACCGGGAAAATGCCAAAGCCACGATCGAATCCATCCGCATGATTCGGGAAAATCTACCCGGTGTGCATTTCATGCTGGGGGTTTCCAACGTGTCCTTCGGCTTAAGTCCAGCGGCGCGGATTACGTTGAATTCCATGTTCCTCCATGAGGCGATGCAGGTGGGCATGGATGGCGCGATCGTCTCCGCTGCCAAGATTTTGCCATTATCGAAAATCAGCGAGGAACACCAGAAAGTTTGCCGGGATTTGATCTACGACAATCGCGCGTTTGACGGCAATATCTGCACCTATGATCCGTTAACTAAGCTGACGGAAGTCTTTGCCGGGGTCAGTACAAAGGATGCCCGAGCCAGCAGTTCCCTCGCTGATTTACCGATCGACCAACGCCTGAAGCAACACATTATCGACGGTGAGCGGATTGGTTTAGATGACGCTTTGAAGATTGCCCTAGAGGAAGGCCACAAAGCGCTGGATATTATTAATACCTTCCTGCTAGATGGTATGAAAGTGGTGGGGGAATTGTTTGGCTCCGGTCAAATGCAATTGCCCTTTGTGTTGCAGTCAGCGGAAACCATGAAGTCAGCGGTGGCGTTTCTGGAACCCTTTATGGAGAAGGTGGAAGGAGAAACGGACGATCGGGGCAAAGGTAAATTCCTGATTGCGACCGTTAAGGGGGATGTCCATGACATTGGTAAAAACCTCGTGGATATCATCCTGACTAACAACGGTTACAAGGTTGTTAACTTAGGCATTAAACAAACCGTTGACGCGATCGTGGATGCCTACGAACAACACAAACCCGATTGCATTGCCATGAGTGGCTTGTTAGTGAAGTCTACAGCATTCATGAAAGAGAATCTGGAGGTCTTCAATGAGAAGGGTATTACGGTTCCGGTGATTTTGGGAGGGGCAGCCCTGACGCCTAAGTTCGTCTATGGTGATTGTCAGGATGCCTACAACGGGCAAGTGATTTACGGGAAGGATGCCTTTGCCGATTTGACCTTTATGGATCGGCTCATGCCTGCCAAACAGCAGAAGGCTTGGAGCGATACGGAAGGATTCACCGGAGAATTTGCCCAATTTAACCAAAAGGGCAAAAAGGCGATCGAACAGGCGGAACGGGAACTGAACGGGGATGTTGCGCCGAAGTCCGATGAGCCGGAGGTGATTGATACGGTGCGATCGGAGGCGGTGGACATTGAGATTCCACGACCCACGCCACCCTTCTGGGGCACCAAGATTCTCACAGCAGCAGAGTTAAATCTAGAAGAACTCTTCTGGCACATGGATTTGCAAGCGCTGATTGCGGGGCAGTGGCAGTTCCGTAAACCGAAGGAACAGTCCCGTGAGGAGTACGATGCGTTCCTGGCGGAGAAGGTATATCCGGTATTGGAGGAATGGAAAGCGAGACTCCGCAATGAGCAATGGCTAGAACCGACGTTGGTCTATGGCTATTTCCCCTGTGCGGCGGAAGGCAATTCGGTGCATGTGTACGATCCCTTGGTAATTGAGCAGGGCTTAACGCCGCAAACTGCAACTCCGTTCGTGACTTGGCAATTCCCGCGCCAGAAGTCCTTGCGTCGTCTTTGCATTGCTGATTTCCTTCGCCCGATCGAACAAAATACGTTTGATGTGTTGCCGATGCAGGCGGTGACGATGGGGGAAATTGCGACGGAGAAGGCGCAGGAACTCTACAAGGGCAATAGCTACACCGATTATCTCTATTTCCACGGGATGGCGGTGCAGTTGGCGGAAGCGCTGGCGGAGTGGAGTCACGCGCGGATTCGTCGGGAGTTGGGCTATGGCGAGTTGGAGCCGGATAATATTCGCGATATGTTGGCGCAACGCTATCAGGGTTCGCGCTATAGCTTTGGGTATCCCGCTTGTCCGAACGTGATGGATCAGGTGCCGCAGTTGCAGTTGTTGGCGTGCGATCGGATTGGGATGCACATTGATGAGAGTGAGCAGTTGTATCCGGAGCAATCCACGACAGCGTTTGTAGTGTATCACCCCGTCGCGAAGTACTTTAGTGCGTAG
- the gap gene encoding type I glyceraldehyde-3-phosphate dehydrogenase, with protein MAVKIGINGFGRIGRLVLRAGFDHPEIEFVGINDLVPPDNLAYLLKYDSTHGTLHQSIESTPEGIVVNGQLVACTAIRNPAELPWDKLGVDYVVECTGLFTDHEGASKHLQAGAKRVVISAPTKDPERVKTLLMGVNHDSFDPQVDTIVSNASCTTNCLAPIAKVLNDKFGIAEGLMTTVHAMTATQPTVDGPSKKDWRGGRGAAQNIIPASTGAAKAVALVLPELKGKLTGMAFRVPTPDVSVVDLTFKTEKATTYTEICDAMEAASHNGLTGILGYTDEEVVSTDFQGDSHSSIFDAGAGMQLNDHFFKVVAWYDNEWGYSNRVVDLILHMAKQDGLIA; from the coding sequence ATGGCCGTTAAGATTGGTATCAATGGATTTGGACGCATTGGACGTTTGGTATTGCGGGCTGGATTTGACCACCCAGAAATTGAATTCGTCGGAATTAACGACCTTGTTCCGCCCGATAATTTGGCCTATTTATTGAAATACGATTCCACCCATGGCACGCTGCACCAATCGATCGAATCCACCCCAGAAGGAATTGTCGTCAATGGGCAATTAGTGGCTTGTACCGCGATTCGTAATCCCGCAGAACTGCCCTGGGATAAATTGGGCGTTGATTATGTTGTGGAATGCACGGGATTGTTTACTGACCACGAGGGGGCGTCCAAACACCTGCAAGCGGGAGCGAAGCGCGTTGTCATTTCCGCTCCGACGAAGGATCCCGAGCGTGTCAAAACCTTACTCATGGGCGTCAACCACGACAGCTTTGATCCCCAAGTGGACACGATCGTGTCCAACGCCAGTTGCACCACCAATTGCCTCGCCCCGATCGCGAAAGTGTTGAACGATAAGTTTGGCATTGCGGAAGGCTTGATGACCACCGTGCACGCCATGACCGCCACCCAGCCCACGGTGGATGGCCCCAGTAAAAAAGACTGGCGCGGAGGCCGGGGTGCGGCGCAAAACATCATTCCTGCCTCCACCGGAGCGGCTAAAGCCGTGGCGTTAGTGTTACCGGAACTGAAAGGGAAACTAACGGGTATGGCCTTCCGGGTGCCCACGCCCGATGTCTCGGTGGTTGACCTCACGTTTAAAACGGAAAAAGCAACGACCTACACCGAGATTTGCGATGCGATGGAAGCCGCTTCCCACAATGGTTTAACGGGCATTTTGGGCTATACCGATGAAGAAGTCGTTTCCACCGATTTCCAAGGCGATTCCCACTCCAGCATTTTTGATGCGGGGGCGGGAATGCAATTGAACGACCATTTCTTTAAAGTAGTGGCCTGGTATGACAATGAGTGGGGCTATTCCAACCGGGTGGTGGATTTAATTCTGCACATGGCTAAACAAGATGGCTTGATTGCCTAG
- the era gene encoding GTPase Era, producing the protein MNADLPAFDDLSLGLGGVPIAPPDFRSGFVGIIGRPNVGKSTLMNALVGQKIAITSPTAQTTRNRLKGILTTPEAQIIFVDTPGIHKPHHKLGEVLVKNAQMAIHAVDLLVFVVDASTELGGGDRFIADLLNQTDVPVILGLNKADQQAESDQAYDRGYLELAATRGWHTAKFSALTGAGLDSLQTQLIANLEEGPYYYPPDLITDQPERFIMGELIREQILHLTREEVPHSVAIAIEKVSEEEKITRVFATIHVERDSQKGIIIGKKGAMLKTIGTEARQQMQKLIEGKIDLQLFVKVQPKWRQSRTRLAELGYRVETE; encoded by the coding sequence ATGAATGCAGATTTGCCAGCGTTTGATGACCTATCTCTAGGATTAGGCGGCGTTCCGATCGCGCCTCCAGACTTTCGATCGGGATTTGTCGGGATCATTGGTCGTCCCAATGTGGGCAAGTCCACGTTGATGAACGCTTTGGTGGGGCAGAAGATTGCGATTACTTCGCCCACAGCCCAAACGACGCGCAACCGCCTCAAGGGGATCCTGACCACACCGGAGGCCCAAATTATTTTCGTTGATACGCCAGGAATTCACAAACCCCACCACAAGTTGGGGGAAGTGTTGGTGAAAAATGCCCAGATGGCGATCCATGCGGTAGATCTGTTGGTGTTTGTGGTAGATGCCTCCACGGAATTGGGCGGGGGCGATCGGTTTATTGCGGATTTGCTCAACCAAACGGATGTTCCGGTGATTCTGGGCTTGAATAAGGCGGATCAGCAAGCGGAGTCTGACCAAGCCTACGATCGGGGCTATTTGGAACTCGCAGCCACCCGAGGCTGGCATACGGCTAAGTTTTCGGCGCTGACGGGTGCGGGGTTGGATTCGCTCCAGACGCAACTGATTGCGAATCTGGAAGAAGGCCCCTACTATTACCCGCCGGATCTGATTACCGATCAGCCGGAACGGTTCATTATGGGGGAATTAATCCGGGAACAAATTTTGCACCTGACCCGTGAGGAGGTGCCACATTCCGTGGCGATCGCGATCGAGAAGGTGTCGGAAGAGGAAAAAATCACCCGTGTGTTTGCCACGATTCATGTGGAACGGGATTCGCAAAAGGGAATTATTATCGGCAAAAAAGGCGCAATGCTAAAGACGATCGGAACGGAAGCCCGTCAGCAAATGCAAAAGTTAATCGAAGGCAAAATCGATTTGCAATTGTTTGTCAAAGTGCAACCGAAGTGGCGACAGTCACGGACTCGTTTGGCAGAATTGGGCTATCGGGTAGAAACCGAGTAG
- a CDS encoding cytochrome b/b6 domain-containing protein, with amino-acid sequence MPTKPYQPLLLRLLHGVNSILVILALISGYCVYNQFDGRWGKLAIPRINAIIDIHGTIGLTFFLFLPLFALYSLTLGQRRLAGYKALGKLSQVNKPIWWVTLHRLTNTAILLAAWMAWGSGKLMDETWLPMGQVDHSAYLAHLISWLVLFICLGLHLLMGIKVGGTPLLLSMASIKYRPEDSPQLWPAQAKQWLVDRGWLK; translated from the coding sequence ATGCCAACCAAACCCTATCAACCCCTTTTACTGCGTCTGCTCCATGGCGTAAATAGTATTTTGGTCATCCTGGCTCTCATCAGCGGCTATTGCGTCTATAACCAGTTTGATGGGCGCTGGGGCAAGCTGGCGATCCCCAGAATTAATGCGATTATCGACATTCACGGCACGATCGGGCTGACGTTTTTCCTTTTTCTACCGCTGTTTGCCCTCTACAGCCTCACCCTAGGCCAACGGCGCTTGGCAGGATACAAGGCCCTAGGCAAGTTAAGTCAGGTGAACAAGCCGATTTGGTGGGTGACGCTGCATCGGCTGACGAATACAGCGATCCTGTTGGCAGCCTGGATGGCCTGGGGGTCGGGTAAGCTGATGGACGAAACCTGGCTACCAATGGGGCAAGTAGATCACAGTGCCTACCTAGCCCATCTGATCAGTTGGTTAGTACTCTTCATTTGCCTTGGCTTGCACCTGTTGATGGGGATCAAAGTTGGGGGAACGCCACTACTGCTGTCCATGGCCTCTATTAAATATCGCCCAGAAGATAGTCCCCAGCTATGGCCGGCCCAAGCTAAGCAATGGTTGGTCGATCGCGGCTGGCTGAAATAG
- a CDS encoding XisI protein, which translates to MERLEYYRQCLQQFLANYANYGAKREGLETQVIVDTTHDHYLLLRTGWEKNKRIHTCIFHFDIKDGKIWVQENNTDIEIDRDLEEMGISKQELVIGFHHPSMRECSDYAIA; encoded by the coding sequence ATGGAGAGACTAGAATACTACCGTCAATGCCTTCAACAATTCCTGGCAAATTATGCCAATTATGGTGCGAAACGCGAAGGCTTGGAAACGCAGGTGATTGTTGATACAACTCATGATCATTATCTTTTATTGAGGACGGGTTGGGAGAAGAATAAACGCATTCACACTTGCATTTTTCATTTTGATATTAAAGATGGCAAGATTTGGGTTCAGGAAAATAATACGGATATTGAGATCGATCGAGATCTAGAAGAGATGGGAATTTCCAAGCAAGAGTTGGTGATTGGATTTCATCATCCTTCGATGCGGGAATGTTCGGATTATGCGATCGCGTGA